The proteins below are encoded in one region of Bacteroidota bacterium:
- a CDS encoding GAF domain-containing protein, with protein sequence MSTHAPPAAAHTATRTERYAEVAARIDALLDGETDWTAAMATVACELHHAFDHYHWTGFYRAVSDDLLTIGPYQGGHGCLRIPFDQGVCGAAARTQTTQLVPDVEAFPGHIACSSSTRSEVVVPVLTPEGTLLAVLDVDSDDPDAFTAAEDQAELETLCARLGAQFAHTAQR encoded by the coding sequence ATGAGCACGCACGCACCCCCCGCTGCCGCCCACACCGCAACCCGCACCGAGCGCTACGCCGAGGTCGCCGCCCGCATCGACGCGCTGCTCGACGGCGAGACGGACTGGACGGCGGCCATGGCGACGGTCGCCTGCGAACTGCACCACGCCTTCGACCACTACCACTGGACCGGCTTCTACCGCGCCGTGTCCGACGACCTACTCACCATCGGGCCGTACCAGGGCGGCCACGGCTGCCTGCGTATCCCGTTCGACCAGGGCGTCTGCGGCGCAGCGGCGCGCACCCAGACCACGCAACTCGTCCCCGATGTGGAGGCGTTCCCCGGCCACATCGCCTGCTCGTCGTCGACGCGCTCGGAGGTCGTTGTGCCGGTGCTCACCCCTGAGGGCACGCTCCTCGCCGTGCTCGATGTCGACTCGGACGACCCCGATGCGTTCACCGCGGCCGAGGACCAGGCCGAGCTGGAGACGCTCTGTGCCCGCCTCGGTGCCCAGTTCGCCCATACGGCGCAGCGCTAG
- the hisI gene encoding phosphoribosyl-AMP cyclohydrolase has protein sequence MSDFTPLKLADPQPVLDAATYNADGLVTAIAQDYATGDVLMLAYMNADTLRETLETGTMVYWSRSRQKVWRKGESSGNTQRVVSVHVDCDGDAILFKIEQIGGAACHTGRRTCFYLEATNDGLVERGELLFDPAKVYGS, from the coding sequence GTGTCAGACTTCACGCCCCTAAAGCTCGCCGACCCGCAGCCCGTCCTTGACGCCGCAACGTACAACGCCGACGGCCTTGTGACCGCCATCGCGCAGGACTATGCCACAGGCGACGTGCTGATGCTCGCCTACATGAACGCCGACACGCTGCGCGAGACGCTGGAGACCGGCACGATGGTCTACTGGAGCCGCTCACGCCAGAAGGTGTGGCGCAAGGGCGAGTCGTCGGGCAACACGCAGCGCGTCGTGAGTGTGCACGTCGATTGCGACGGGGACGCCATCCTCTTCAAGATCGAGCAGATTGGCGGGGCTGCGTGCCACACAGGGCGCCGCACGTGCTTCTACTTGGAAGCCACCAACGACGGTCTCGTCGAGCGCGGCGAGTTGCTCTTCGACCCGGCCAAGGTCTACGGCTCCTGA
- a CDS encoding FecR domain-containing protein — protein MTRPTPPVRRLDPTAAHRPDLTDVSPDEQAALDRTWDLLNGASSDTPSADTDAAWNALAGRLALPSDTAPQPAPVRRSLPSARRRRARWPMALGVPAVALLAALALVWPRPITHVAPFGAQHTVTLPDGSTVHLNSGAQVTHTRGFDRLPFLAAPTRTVRLRGEAFFDVADAATADGRPFVVETFSARVEVVGTQFNVRAWPTEANAQTTVSVEEGIVSVAPTSPAPDATSSDGIRLTVGDEAVVGRGSAVVQTEVASVEQATAWRRAGLAFRGVPLTAVASELERRYATALRLDPNVATETPLFYYQPAPGSLTAVLDDLGRARGFQYRATSDGYHLFAATD, from the coding sequence ATGACGCGCCCCACCCCGCCGGTGCGCCGCCTCGACCCAACCGCCGCGCACCGCCCCGACCTGACCGACGTGTCGCCTGACGAACAGGCCGCGTTGGACCGTACCTGGGACCTCCTCAATGGGGCCTCCAGCGACACGCCCTCCGCGGACACAGACGCGGCCTGGAACGCGCTTGCCGGGCGCCTCGCGCTGCCCAGCGACACCGCCCCCCAGCCCGCTCCGGTTCGACGCTCTCTCCCGTCTGCGCGCCGCCGCCGTGCGCGTTGGCCCATGGCGCTTGGCGTTCCCGCCGTAGCCCTGCTCGCGGCGCTCGCGCTCGTGTGGCCCCGCCCCATCACGCATGTGGCGCCTTTCGGCGCTCAGCACACCGTCACGCTGCCCGACGGCTCGACGGTACATCTCAACAGCGGCGCTCAAGTGACGCACACCCGCGGCTTCGACCGCCTCCCCTTCCTGGCGGCTCCCACCCGCACCGTCCGACTCCGGGGCGAGGCCTTCTTCGACGTGGCGGACGCCGCGACTGCCGACGGGCGTCCCTTCGTCGTGGAGACGTTCAGCGCCCGGGTTGAGGTTGTAGGCACGCAGTTCAATGTGCGCGCCTGGCCCACTGAAGCGAACGCACAGACCACGGTAAGCGTCGAGGAGGGCATCGTAAGCGTGGCCCCGACCTCGCCAGCGCCCGACGCCACCTCCTCCGATGGCATCCGGTTGACCGTGGGCGACGAAGCGGTGGTGGGGCGCGGCAGTGCCGTCGTGCAGACCGAGGTCGCCTCGGTGGAGCAGGCGACAGCCTGGCGCCGTGCTGGCCTCGCCTTCCGAGGCGTCCCGCTCACCGCCGTCGCGTCCGAGCTGGAGCGGCGCTATGCAACCGCGCTCCGCCTCGATCCGAACGTGGCCACGGAAACGCCGCTGTTCTACTACCAGCCCGCGCCCGGCTCGCTCACGGCCGTGCTCGACGACCTGGGCCGCGCACGCGGCTTCCAGTACCGCGCCACGAGCGACGGCTACCACCTCTTCGCCGCCACCGACTGA
- a CDS encoding GlsB/YeaQ/YmgE family stress response membrane protein produces the protein MGGLLFWIIVGLVAGFIAEKVMKRSMGLLGNLGVGLLGAILGGFVFDLIGIGDDGGLIFSILVATVGAILLLFIVNKVRGR, from the coding sequence ATGGGCGGCTTGCTTTTCTGGATCATCGTCGGCCTGGTTGCAGGCTTCATCGCGGAGAAGGTGATGAAGCGCTCGATGGGCCTGCTTGGCAACCTCGGCGTTGGCCTCCTCGGCGCCATCCTCGGCGGGTTCGTGTTCGACCTGATCGGCATCGGCGACGACGGCGGACTGATCTTCAGCATCCTCGTTGCCACCGTTGGCGCGATCCTGCTGCTCTTCATCGTCAACAAGGTGCGCGGTCGGTGA
- a CDS encoding sigma-70 family RNA polymerase sigma factor: MAIRRADPRAFEAFFRATHGGLTRFADSLVRDSAVAADLVQEAYARLWERRADLDPTRSIKALVYRTVRNLAYNRARDRRTRADLLAEHTAGTPLATGVSASPLPDAEAEAKALDARLQAWIADLPDRQREALTLSRFDGLSHAEIADVMGVSPRTVNNHLVQALRTLRDRLHHFAPNLLNR, encoded by the coding sequence GTGGCTATCCGCAGGGCGGACCCGCGTGCCTTCGAGGCGTTCTTTCGCGCGACCCACGGCGGCCTCACCCGCTTCGCTGACTCCCTTGTGCGCGACTCGGCTGTGGCCGCCGACCTCGTGCAGGAGGCCTACGCCCGACTCTGGGAACGCCGCGCCGACCTCGACCCGACTCGCTCGATCAAGGCCCTTGTCTACCGCACCGTGCGCAACCTCGCGTACAACCGAGCTCGTGACCGCCGCACCCGCGCGGACCTTCTCGCCGAGCACACCGCCGGGACCCCGCTTGCCACAGGCGTGAGCGCATCTCCGCTCCCCGATGCCGAGGCCGAGGCCAAAGCCTTGGACGCTCGCCTTCAGGCGTGGATCGCAGACCTCCCCGACCGCCAGCGCGAGGCCCTCACCCTCAGCCGCTTCGACGGCCTCTCGCACGCCGAAATAGCCGACGTGATGGGCGTCTCGCCCCGCACCGTCAACAACCATCTCGTACAGGCGCTCCGCACGCTGCGCGACCGCCTCCACCACTTCGCACCCAATCTCCTGAACCGATGA
- a CDS encoding lysophospholipid acyltransferase family protein produces the protein MSSPPRTIPPLGDAAPRRGNAYSRAFGRFVLAVCGRWRIVGELPNEPRFVLVVAPHTSNWDGLIGLAAAVAIGVRVRFLAKHTLFRGPLGWLLRLLEGIPVRRGRSGHLVEDVVDLFEREEFVLAITPEGTRKHVDRWRTGFYHIAHRAQVPLFMIALDYPTREVRLGPLLRTNGDMRAQVELMRDYFATIDGKNPEYA, from the coding sequence ATGTCTTCCCCCCCTCGCACGATTCCCCCCCTTGGCGATGCCGCCCCCCGACGCGGCAACGCGTACTCGCGGGCCTTCGGGCGGTTCGTGCTGGCCGTCTGCGGCCGGTGGCGCATCGTGGGCGAGCTGCCCAACGAGCCGCGCTTCGTGCTGGTAGTGGCGCCCCACACCTCCAACTGGGACGGGCTGATCGGCCTAGCCGCGGCGGTCGCCATCGGGGTGCGCGTGCGGTTCCTGGCGAAGCACACGCTGTTTCGCGGCCCGCTCGGGTGGCTCCTGCGCCTGCTCGAAGGCATCCCCGTCCGGCGAGGGCGCAGCGGCCACCTCGTCGAAGACGTCGTGGACCTGTTCGAGCGCGAGGAGTTCGTGCTCGCCATCACGCCCGAGGGGACCCGCAAGCACGTCGACCGCTGGCGCACGGGCTTCTACCACATCGCCCACCGGGCGCAGGTGCCGCTCTTCATGATCGCGCTCGACTATCCGACGCGCGAAGTGCGGCTGGGCCCGCTCCTCCGCACCAACGGCGACATGAGAGCGCAGGTCGAACTCATGCGCGATTACTTCGCCACCATCGATGGCAAAAACCCCGAATACGCCTAA